Part of the Zea mays cultivar B73 chromosome 4, Zm-B73-REFERENCE-NAM-5.0, whole genome shotgun sequence genome is shown below.
cagcctgactagtccaccttcgtcagtttctttaacagtttctttcggcatttcccagttatctgcaagtggccatactctgaaggcaatgtgttcttgtattaaatcccttgtcccaataaaagagcagactacgccgaaggccctttggcactcttcggctacttcatccatttctaccttcggtttccggagtccgaagcgctgccagatagggcacatgatgatatctttaatatcttctcgaaccttcaaatcattttttacatagaaccattctttcatccattcctcgggccatctcttccgaaaggttggcacgggacagcttgacccagagcgagcaccgaagctgtaacaaccaaagttgttatgatattgctccttaccccagggcttcgtctcatatattaACTCATGTagattgcaaaagcttttcgcacttggttctaggctcttcacggcccagacgaagagtcccattcttattattgcttcaggggtaagttgatgaagataaacctgatatattttcagaacttctaccacaaacctgcttaaagggaatcgtagcccagctttaaaaaagctttggaagatcacgacttcattatcttcgggagtcggcacagtcttctctccgtcatctgccctcacgatggatatatctcgaaaatatcttcccctcatgttttcaaggtgactttgtccaatagttgattttccgaagactgaatggcttggtcgccatggtcgatcttcagaATCCTCACCTCCACTGTCTgcgtcataactatcactttcaccagtttcttcagataagccttccaaaatttccctagtaattttctctgtatttgtttttgctattgattcaatgaagcccagatttttctcctcagaaaggctcaactTCACTCCggcaacaactttcttttcctgagacatcccttcggaaGTCCTTTTAAAAAAGGGCTTTTTGGTCCGAAGCTTAAAATCTAAAGaggcagtcaaatatttgtggacagagagctatttgagcaggcagaGCAAATGGCAAgatagcgtgccaaataaacttgtggtgagctcatatttatacacccagtatgtcggaaactggagggtcccgcttgtcaatggctgttgctattctagcaaaaggaaggtgttttttcggaccttcggctcatagccttcatccgtatcgcaatataaatttatctttacaataaattaatattgcgaggggctactgaagCCGAAggccctcaaaaacatgatttgacaatattttccaagagaaatatgtaaacaggtaccttcgaagttagattgcgggtatacaaaagcacggttaaagacgaagcttgaccgGGACGAAAGGCgaccacgacgaaggataagacgatcatgaagctatgtgcagaaaagcttcggcataacggcataaaaggggaaccgacttaaagatgaaaagccaaattagacctcgaagaattactatagagttattgttaaatgtaatgggtattaatgtaattttgcatgggctgtgacccgtgcctataaataggtgaacagtattcctgtactgttcacgctgacttggcatttgcttttgcatcacacttgtattcacattccttcaagccgaaggtacatttgtaatttaccattatttacataagtaatataagtaaaaatgaattaataataatgtttacagataTTATGTTATTTTCTATATTCTGTGTTTGAATATTCTTTAtcctttatcatgatcatgaaggtttgtccttcatgaccttcgtccaaaatccattatatccgaagggaaataatgattcaaaggacgaagggttttgatatttaacattttgtgttgccttgttcttgattcatagcatttgagaacgagtccccaacaacaGCCAACCTATCCTTGCTTCTCTTTATCTTCTCCGATAGGTCCTCCGACAAATCCATGACTCTCTTCATCTTCGCCGATAAATCTTTATCATTAGTCCCCTGCTTATGCACTCTTTTGGTTGAATATAGCCTTTATTTAAGGCAATCTGTCTCTTTCCCTTTCGCATAAAAAACCAGGCATTCATTATGTCTTTGAACAGCTACTATCGAACGCATGAACACACTTGATCAGCCATCCGCTTCGGCGCCGACACATGCGTCGCGTTATGCGATTTCGTTGTACTCTCAGCAGGTTCGTCAAAAGCGGCCAGGTTAGTGGCTGTCAACCTTTTCATGCTGCTTGTATCTACTACAGCTCTATGCGCATACTAAGATGCGTGTGCACGCCGTTTGTAGGCGACAAGTCCTTACTCGACTTTCCTACAGCGGTTGCCACCGCTAACAGACACCACCGCAAACAGAGGATGTGTCGTACGATTGCGTCTGCTGAACGAGCATGTGCAAACAACAGTTTTCCCCTATCGTCTATCTTTTCAAAATAATCTTTATGTTTCGTGTGTGCTGCGCGTAAACAAAATCCTATGAATTTATGCTCGACTTCCTACTTATAGTTAACGCGGATGTAGCCTCACCGCCTCTTGAACGATCATAAGTCGAGCTGCTCAAAGGTGCTTGTGTGCCACCTGGATTATTTTCTCTACATACTTCTAAAGTAATCCGTACAACATTTACACATCTTTGCTTGTAGAGACCTACAAAGATCGCTCATACTATGGTGGCCCATCAGACGAGTGCCCACATTGTGGCGCCGTTTTCTGGTTTCAGGAACGGGTCAAAAGTCTGTCTATTGTTTCGCAGCGCAGGCTTGTGTACAATCTTTGTTGTAGAGGAGGTAAGATTGTTTTGGAGCCTTACAAATGTCCACCGGCACCCTTATGTGACCTACTGCGATTCGATGGTTATAGTCGTGCAAGAAGGTTCCTTAGGCAAATCCGGTCATACAATTCCCTTTTCGCGTTTACCTCACTAGGTGCTGTCGTTGATCGATCGATAAATAACGGTACTGCACCTTATGTTTTCAAAATCAATGGCGTTGTACACCATCGCATTGGCTCGCTACTGCCCAGTCATGGATTGCGCCCACAATTTGCGCAGCTTTACATATATGACACTGAACATGAGGTGCAAAATAGGTTGGGCATGTTTGAGAATGAGGCTGATGTCCATGATCGTCCGGATCCAGAGGTGGCCCATTTATTACTTAACATGCTAGATGAGCATAACAAGCTGGTCGCGACATTTCGCTTTGCTAAAGAACGTTTACACGAAGAAGGCGACCAAAAGGTGACGTTGCGGTTGTTAGGCTGTAACACACGTCATGACGCACAATACAACTTACCAGCCAATGGTGAGCTCGCTGCTATAATAGTGGGTGATTGCTTATCTTCACAATACAAGTATGATGTCCTCGTGCACGCTAGAGACGGTGGCCTCAAACATGTTTCGTGCTTGCACCCGTCCTACATGGCCTTGCAGTACCCGCTGCTTTTCCCTTACGGTGATCGTGGATATCATCTTGGAATAAAATACACTGACGTGGGAGAAGGTGATGTCGCATGCCGCAAGTATGTTACGATGCTTGAATTTGTTAGACATCGTTCACACTATAGGCTCAATGAACCGAACCCATTCACTTGCTATGGTAGGCTAAGCAACCAGCTAGCTGTCGATGCGTATTCTACGATTGAGGCGTCTCGATTGCAGTTCATAGTGGACCACCAAAAAGAATTGCGTTGTGAATCCGTACAGGGGATAACCGACGCCATTGGCAAGGGTCTCACCAGTGCGGACTCGGTTGGTGGAAGAGTTATTGTGCCTGCATCTTTTACGGGCGGCCGAAGGTACCATGTGATGAACTACCAGGACGCGATGGCCATCTGCAGAGTATACGACCCACCGGATCTCTTCGTCACCTTCACATGCAACCCTAAATGGAAGGAGATAGTCGATGCCCTTCGCTTCGAGCCTGGTCAGCAGCCATGCGATCGTTCCGATATCGTTGTAAGGGTCTTCCATATGAAAGTCGATGAATTCATAGCAGACATTAGAGAAAATAAAGTTTTTGGTCCCATCCACGTTGGTGAGCTTCATTTTAGCTTGACACATTGAGTGGTTCCTTAGTATTGCTTTGCATGCTCTCACCTATAGTCCGTCCTATGCAGTGATTTACACCGTAGAATTCCAAAAAAGGGGCCTACCACACATACACTGTCTTCTATGGCTGCTTGGTGGTCGTTCAGAGACAGAAGCCTGTGCCATTGACACTTTCATATGTGTTGAGATACCTGACGTTGTCATTGACCCCTTGGGCTATGCTCTCGTTGATGAATTCATGATACATGGTCCATGCGGTGATTACAACAGGCGGTGTCCATGCATGAAAAATGACAGATGCTCTAAGAAATTCCCTAAGACGTACCAAGATGAGACTGTCATCGACGTTTTTGGTTATACCCTTTACAGAAGATGAAACAATTGTCGGTTCGTAGTAAAAGGTGGAATAAAATTGGACAATAGGAGCGTAGTGCCGTACAATATGCAGCTGCTTAAAAAATACAATGCACATATTAATGTCGAGTGGTGTAACAAAACACACATGATCAAGTACTTGTTTAAATATGTTACCAAGGGAAGTGATCGAGCCAAGATATATTTTGAGTTGACTGCGAACACAACAAATGCATCTCCAGGTCCTCAAATAGCCCCGCCAAATGAGATCCGCGAATACATAGATGCCAGATACCTATAAACATGTGAGGCGCTATGGAGAATCTTCGAGTTTGGTATTCACTTCATAATTCCTTCCGTGGAACGCCTGGCGGTACACTTACCTAGAAAAAACATTGTACAATACGAGCATGGGACAGACCTACAAGCGCTGCTTTTGAGTCGTGCAGCGAAGAAGACAATGTTAACTGAATGGTTTCAAATAAACTTGAAATATAGTGATGCACGTCACCTCACTTATTATGATTTCCCAAAAGAGTGGTCGTGGGACGTTTCTACTAGATGTTGGCGTAGAAGGAGGTTGATGTCTACCAAGATTGGTCGCATGTACTACGTGCACCCAACAGCTGGGGAGCTATACTATCTACGCATGCTCTTGATGTTTGTTTCCGGTGCAACGAGTTTCGTTGATGTAAGGACCTTCCAGGATACTGTGTACGAAACGTTCAGAGAGGCGTGCGAAGCACGTGGTTTGCTCGAAGGCGACAACGAGTGGAACCTTCTATTTGATGAGGCAATAGTCTCTGCCTCGTCATTTCAGCTTCGGCAACTGTTCGTTACCATTGTCGTTCATTGTACTGTTTGCAATGTTCGTGCTTTGTTTGAAAAATATTGGATCTACTTCACCGATGACATACACTGTGGACTTAGAGAAGCTCTTGGCAACCCGCGCTACACAGCTCCACATGAACAACTCCTTACGTTGCTTTCGAGGAAACTAGCAGACACGTTTGCTAACAGTGGTGCCAACATAGCTGATTATGACCTGCCAATCTTATCGGCCTGTGGTGACGAAGTGTTTGGCAACCGGCTGATAAACGACGAACTGAGGTCTGAACCATTGCTATTGCGTGCCCATGCCGTCGTTGCTGTCTCGTAGTTGAATGCTGACCAACGGTTCATTTTCGAAAGGCTGGCTGAATCTGCGTTGTCCTGATCGCCGGGCATATTTTTCGTATGTGGGCATGGTGGGACGGGTAAAACTTTCTTGTGGAACGCTATACTCACACATTTGAGGTCCCGGCAAAAAATTGTGCTTGTTGTTGCCTCCTCTGGCTTGGCTTCGCTACTATTACCAAAAGGTTGTACTGCTCATTCACGTTTCAAAATACCCTTCGATCTAGATGAGAGAGGTGTATGTGGTGTCAAGAGAGGTACCATGCTGTCTGAACTTATACAACGAACTTCTCTTGTCATATGGGATGAGGCGCCGATGACCCATAGGCATTGCTTTGAGGCCCTAGACAGGACTATGCGTGATATTCTTTCGGAACATAGAGCGGAAAATGCGAACATCCCATTTGGTGGCAAACCTATTGTGCTTGGAGGAGACTTTCGCCAGATTCTACCCGTGGTGCGCAAAGGCTCACGGTCTGCCATAGTGAACGCATCGATTACCAGCTCACCGTTGTGGCAGCATGCAACTGTTTTGAAACTACGAACAAATATGAGGCTCTCCAACCCGTCTTTACATGGGAAGGAACGCGCGGACTTGGAACAATTTAGCAAATGGGTCTTAGATATCGGCGATGGTGCTTTGCCAGCCATGACAAGAGGAGATGAGTCCGAACCTACATGGGTTACGATTCCTGAAGATTTATTGATACGCACGGATGGTGATGCTACTGCGACCCTCATATCCGAGGTCTACCCAGATTTGTTAGAGAGATATATGGACCCTACATACCTAGCTACACGCGCCATTGTATGTCCTAATAACCTTACAGCTGATAAAATAAACAACTACATTGTCTCAATGCTCCCTGGAAATGGTGTTCAATGCCTTAGTTGCGACACGATCTCAAAGGCGTCTGAACGCATACCTGACTTTGACATGGTGTATCCTACTGAGTTCCTAAACTCTATTAATGCAGCAAATTTCCCTTGCCACAAACTTTTGCTAAAAACAGGCGTTACTGTCATGCTGCTACGTTACTTGAACCAGACTGCAGGGCTCTGTAACGGAACAAGGATGCTTGTAACTGAGATCGGCCATCGTATTCTTAAATGCGTAGTACTAACGCCCTCCGGAGTCGGAGAAGAGGTTTTCATACCGAGGATTGCGCTTAACACTACCGACGTCAAATGGCCCTTCACATTGCAGAGAAGACAATTTCCAGTACGGATATGCTATGCCATGACGATTAATAAGAGCCAGGGTCAGACCCTCTCAACAGTTGGCCTCTACCTTGACAGACCTTTGTTTATGCATGGCCAGCTTTACGTCGCTGTTTCAAGGGTTACATCTAGAAATGGTCTTAGAATTTTGATTGAAAATCCTGATGGTTCCTGCGGATCACAGACTCGAAACGTTGTTTACCGGGAAGTGCTGCGGGCCGTAGATGCGGACCCCATGCAGACTTCTTAGTGCATTATCGACTCAGACTTGTACATAACCAATATGTAAAATAAAAATGTGTATACCAGCAACGCGTTTAATTATCGTACCTATTCTGTTGTACAAATGCTTCCCCACCAAAACAATTTTTGGGCTCATATACCGTTCGTCTAGCAGCCGACCGACATGCAAGCACTAAATGGTGCTCCAGTAGATCTTGTCAGACAACATCCGTGGTAGATGCCTACTCAATGATATTGGACTAACTTTACCTGGCATGTTTCTCCTATCCTAAATATTTTTTTTGGTGGCCATACTGCCCTTATCAACATTGAGTGTAATGTTTGTTGGTTGCTTATTTCGCTGGAAATGACTGACCACTGTTTCTTTACTGCAGATGGGGGACATACTCATTCCTAGCCTTATGGTTGGAGACTGCTCTCACAGCCTGTGTGTGCGTGTCTCTAGGCTTTGGGAATTCCTTGATCCTCAGGATGACAGTAGGCTCCTGCATACTGATCTTGTTTTGCTTGATGAAGAGGTACATGCATCTTTATACTGGTCTAATACTTGTGCATGCATAATAACCATCAGCTCATACAACATGATATACAATTTTCTATGCAGTTCTTGCGTGTTGTTTAAAATGTTACCTCCTTTTGTTAGGGAAACAGCATACATGCCCAGGTCTATCCTCCGTTATGCCAACAGTTCAGTGCGCTGCTTGATGATGGAGGGGTATACAACCTGAAGTATTTCTTAGTCAGGAAAGCTAACAGATTCTACAAACCGGTTGAAAACTGCAATATGATCAGCTTTACAAAGTGGACTACGGTTGATGTTGTCCTCCAGATCCCCCTTGCTTTTCCGGTTTGCACATATAACCTCACTCCCATAGAACAGCTGCAACCGCACGTGGACTACAAGGAATATTTCACGGGTAACCTTCTAGACATAGTGGTTTCCATGTTACAAGTAGCGTGAATACAGTACTAATGTCCTCGCCGTTTCTATTGTAGATGTGCTCGGTGTTGTCAGTGTGGTCTCCCATGTTTCGTCGCTGCGCACAAGGGGACGACAGGCTGAGGTTATGAAGAGAACAGTCACTATAAGCAATGCAAGGTATCGTTTGCATTCCTATGCTGCTATACATTCCTTTTGGGTGCCGCACACGTGTATGTTGCACAGTTTTGTTTGCACCAACATTGCAAGGAACCCGTGAACAGCCTCAACCTAAACCACAGATTATCATCCGTATGGGGGCTACCGCTTCTTATTCTCCACGCTAGCAAAATCGTTGATACACTCAAGGGAATAGATGAAGGGTAAATGCACCTAGACAGTAAGAACACCATTAGATCATGCGGGGGTCAATTTGCATCCTAAAACTCAGCAGGACTATGTCCACAAATCATGCAAGGGTTATGCTACAAACAGGTTGGCCATAGTGGGAAATAAAAAAGGCCATCTTCCTTGCAAAGGAAAACTGGTTTTAAACTACCTATGTCTTCGGTTCACCATACTTCATTGCAATGTACCTTAGAAAAGATCATTTTCCCTGCTCAGCCAATCCTCCATGTCTGATATTATCTATTGCTCATATAGAAGATTACTAGACAACTTCATCTGCCATCGGCCATTTAAACAGGCAGCTATTTTGAGGCCTAGCATTTAGTGGTTTACGTACTTCGCACATAATTGGCAGTATGAAATAGCGCTCTAGACGCACCGTTTACGACTTTATTTTCTTTGCAGTGTCCACAACTAACACGATACAATAAACAGTTTATTTGTAAACTCGCTGTTCTTCACTCTGACAGGGATATTGGGCCAACCGTTGATGTTGTGCTTTGGGGCGAGCGGGCCACAGCTTTCCTAGCTAAACAGATCCACAGGGACAGTGGATCCTCACCACAGATAATAATATTTGTTGGCACTCTCGTGAGGAGTTACGCTGGTAAGTCTACTACATCCCTTTTATTGCGCTGCTAATACGCATGAGCGTCTGAAAGGTTCCATTGTATTTTAGATAATGTGTCTTTATCCGGTGGATCATCATGCAAGTGGTACATAAATGCACCGGTCCCGGAAGTAAACGCTCTCAGAACTAGGTAACTTACTCATCCTTGGTTTTCAGACATACAATTTTCTGTCATCTTTCTCACCAAATCTGATTATTGCCATTCGTAAACTGACATGGGTAAGCAGTGCTGAAACCAACCACCACCCTGTCATTTGGGATCAGGGGAAAGCAGCTGCTGAGGGTACAGTGATTGCAGTGCCTGAACATAAGAAACTCAAGGATATTAAGTACCTCCATCCTTTTGAAAATAAGGTACCACTACTCGGCTAAACCTTTCAATCCTAAGTTTTATCACAGGTTCATAGCTATTCACTTCAGTTACATTGTTTACAGAAGAAGGAATGGCTTGTCATCGTAAAGATTCTCAAGATTGATAGATCATGGTGGTACAACGCATGCAAAAAATGCCTTAGGACAACCAAACCACACGGTGACACATACAAGTGCACCAATAGTTCCTGTGACAGCATTGGATCGCCTACCCCAAGGTCAGTTCTTCTACGTCTCTCCCCGTTTTTGTTAAGGACCTTCTAGACACCTTCTATTTAGATCTAAAAATGTTAACTCATACGCGTTCTAAATTAAGCACACTGTAAGCACGATAGACATAGACCAACTTTACCCCTTTCAGTTGCATATTGCAATTTGGAGGTGAATACTAGAAAAGAAGTAAAAATTACTGTACGCATTTCGTATTTGGCTTTGATTCTTGAACCCATCAGTAATAGCAATGCAGAGATTCATAGCTACCCAGCTGATGTCAGGGATGTAAATATGCCCTAGAAATTCGTTTGAGGTATGCACAACATTAGAGCAGGGGCAATAGCCCTGTGCAAGGTTTTGGTTACCAATCAGGTAGATagtagatatggttgcttcagttCCAACTACAGCCAGAAGAGTTCCTATGATGGAGGTTGTCCAGTATATGGCTTATGCAGTTAGAGTATCTTAAGTTTGGTGAAGTTTAGTGCGCAACACATTAGCATATCGTACATCTGTAAGATAGACCTATGCCAGTTTGTGCATAGTGTGCTTGTTCTGGTAATATAGCTAAAAGAAAAGTCGTTAAAACAAACTATGGCAACTAAAGGAGACATTTAGTGTCTAGGACAGATTTCATGGTTTGTGATGTCTAGCAATCGAACCACTCTGTGCAGGTACAAGATATCCCTCACCGCTGAAGACGACACTGACACCGCCGAATTTATCTTCTTTGGACGAATGGCACAGCGCCTCATTAAAAAAAATGTGGACACCCTCATCTCGACTAATCCACCCGatttcattccaaaagagattacaAATCTACTGGAAAAGTATTTCGAGTGGAATGTTAGCTTCACCGAAAGCACAATTATTTATGGCAATGTTTCCTTCCAAGTGAATGCTATAAACGCAGAAATGGATGGTGGCAACATACTTCCAACTACACCGTCCTCACAGCCATCATCGACCATACTTTCTCAAGGTACATCTTATCATATCTGTTTAGTAGACCTATGTACGTTAGTTTATGCCAAGTTAGAAATGAAACTAATggtttgtttcctctgcttgtttcTTTCCATTCCGTTCTACCTATATATGATGGGTCACCTAAAGCTGAAACGACACAAACTGCAAAGTCTGCCGAATAGACACAAACTGGCACTCTGCTGTTTGCTCACCTGAAACTAGGTAGCTTTCTAAAAAAAGTATAAAAAATTGGCTGAAC
Proteins encoded:
- the LOC103655371 gene encoding uncharacterized protein; amino-acid sequence: MISFTKWTTVDVVLQIPLAFPVCTYNLTPIEQLQPHVDYKEYFTDVLGVVSVVSHVSSLRTRGRQAEVMKRTVTISNARDIGPTVDVVLWGERATAFLAKQIHRDSGSSPQIIIFVGTLVRSYADNVSLSGGSSCKWYINAPVPEVNALRTSAETNHHPVIWDQGKAAAEGTVIAVPEHKKLKDIKYLHPFENKKKEWLVIVKILKIDRSWWYNACKKCLRTTKPHGDTYKCTNSSCDSIGSPTPSAFGHERHQLWRPAFGN